The genomic DNA GCGCGGTCTGCTGTTGTAGTTCGAGGCCATCACGAAACCGTAGGCACCCGCGCTCATCACGGCGAGCAGGTCACCGGGCTTCGGCTCGGCCATCTCGCGCTCGCGCGCAAAGAAATCGCCGCTCTCGCATACTGGTCCGACGACGTCGGCGATGAACGCCTTGCCGCCCGCGCGGCGATCGACCGGACGAATCTCGTGGTACGCTTCGTAGAGCACAGGCCGAATCAGATCGTTCATCGCACCGTCGATCACGACGAAACGCTTCACGTCGGTTTCCTTGATATAGAGCACGCGCGTCACGAGCACGCCGGCATTGCCGACCATCACGCGACCTGGCTCGGTGATCAGCTTGAGTCCGAGATCGCGCAGCGGAGGCAGCAGTGAGGCCGCATATTCCGACGGCGGCGGCGGCGATTCCTGGTAGGGGATTCCGAGTCCGCCGCCCAGGTCGAGATACTTGAGACTGATGCCCGCGGTGCGCAGGCGCTTCACGATCGCGGCGACCTTCTGCCCCTCTTCGGCAAACGGTCCAACTTCGGTGATCTGCGATCCGATATGCGTGCTGAGCCCGACCAGCTCGAGATTCTTGAGGCTGCGAGCTTCGGCGTAATACTCGTCGACCTGCGAAAGCGGAATGCCAAACTTGCTGTCGCGATGCCCGGTCGAGATGTGTGGATGGGTGCCGGGATCGAGATCGGGATTGACGCGCAGGCTGACGGGCGCACTGCGCTTCATGCGGCCCGCGACTTCCGCGATCCGATGCAGCTCGGGGCGCGACTCGACGTTGATCATGAGGATGCCGGCTTCCAGAGCCGCTGCGATCTCCTCGTCGGTCTTGCCCACGCCTGAAAAAACGATCTTTTTTGGATCCGCGCCGACGCGCAGGCATCGCATCAGCTCGCCCACCGAAACAATGTCGAAACCGGCGCCCATCGAGGCGAACAGCTTCAGGATGCTGAGGTTCGACAGCGCCTTCATGGCGTAGCAGATGAGATGGTCGGTGCCCGCGAAGGCCTCGTCAAAGACGCGAAAATGACGGCGCAGCGTCCGCGTGCTGTAGACGTAAAGGGGCGTGCCGACGCGGCTTGCGAGCTCGGCGAGAGGCACATCCTCGGCGTAGAGTTGATCGTTCTTGTATTCGAAGTAATTCATGTGGAAATCGGCGTCACAGCCGGGTCGTCAAAAGGGCAGTGAGAGACGGTTTTATCACAGCGCGGCAACGCGAATAAACGGCTTAAGGAATCGGCGTCGGCGTCGGGAGCTGGTAGGTCTCCGGATTCGGCGGCGGCGGCGGAATGCGCCTTATCACGGTCGCGGTGTTCGACGGTTTGCTCACATAACCGTCAGTCGTGTTCGATACGACCTGATAGTGATACGTTTTGCCGACCTCCGTGCTTTGATCGATGTAGACGAACGTTTTCTGCTGCTGGAAGCGTCCCTGGTCGGTGACCGGAACGTCGGCGATCTTCACATACGGTCCGTCGCTCTCCGCGCGCGTCAGCGTGAAGCCCGCGAGATCGCGCATCTGCGTGCCACCGGCGTAGCGCTCGGGCCGATGCCATACGACTCGTATCCCCGCGCGCGGCGTGGTCGCCTGTAAATCGAGGATCTGCTCGGGCCGCGCGTACTCGGGCGGGATCGGCGGCGATTTCACACCGCATCCCAGCCACAGTGCGGTTGCTGCGGTCGCGATCAGAGCGATCGCGGTAATTTTTATCTCGCGCTTCACGAGCCCCCGAGCTCCTTCAGGCGGCGCCTCACTGTTGCGGGTGCAGGACCACCGTCGATCGCGCGACGGGCGAGCGACTGCTCGG from Candidatus Binataceae bacterium includes the following:
- the lysA gene encoding diaminopimelate decarboxylase, which translates into the protein MNYFEYKNDQLYAEDVPLAELASRVGTPLYVYSTRTLRRHFRVFDEAFAGTDHLICYAMKALSNLSILKLFASMGAGFDIVSVGELMRCLRVGADPKKIVFSGVGKTDEEIAAALEAGILMINVESRPELHRIAEVAGRMKRSAPVSLRVNPDLDPGTHPHISTGHRDSKFGIPLSQVDEYYAEARSLKNLELVGLSTHIGSQITEVGPFAEEGQKVAAIVKRLRTAGISLKYLDLGGGLGIPYQESPPPPSEYAASLLPPLRDLGLKLITEPGRVMVGNAGVLVTRVLYIKETDVKRFVVIDGAMNDLIRPVLYEAYHEIRPVDRRAGGKAFIADVVGPVCESGDFFAREREMAEPKPGDLLAVMSAGAYGFVMASNYNSRPRAAEILVDGKDVHIIRDRDSFDDIVRGEHIVELRRE